One window of the Candidatus Caldatribacterium sp. genome contains the following:
- a CDS encoding response regulator transcription factor, whose protein sequence is MQSDEKENLRIAIVDDHLLFAEGLKALIEEEKLGTCTVYENGEEALRAIPLGSFDIAFVDLRLPDTSGFEVIKVLRQKVPELHILVLTVDDSRESFLKALSLGAQGYILKNAPFARIVNDIRAALRGDLVIGAEMALYLAQGVQVPKPRGKTEQTLEALTKREREVLRLLTQGKDNGTTAQELHLSEKTVKNYVSSILNKLGFEDRVKLVIFAIEEGLFREEEPGKKEEKP, encoded by the coding sequence ATCCAGTCTGATGAGAAGGAGAACCTGCGCATCGCCATTGTGGATGACCACCTTCTCTTTGCCGAGGGTCTCAAGGCTCTTATCGAAGAAGAAAAACTTGGTACCTGTACGGTGTACGAAAATGGAGAAGAAGCGCTCCGTGCCATACCTTTGGGTTCCTTTGACATTGCCTTTGTGGACCTCCGTCTTCCCGACACCAGTGGCTTTGAGGTTATCAAGGTCCTCCGACAAAAGGTCCCCGAACTCCATATTCTTGTTCTCACCGTGGACGACTCGCGCGAGTCCTTCCTTAAAGCGCTTTCCCTCGGGGCGCAGGGGTACATCCTTAAGAACGCACCTTTCGCAAGAATCGTCAACGACATTCGAGCCGCCCTACGGGGAGACCTGGTCATCGGAGCAGAAATGGCCCTGTACCTTGCTCAGGGGGTTCAGGTACCAAAACCTCGAGGGAAAACAGAACAAACGCTTGAGGCTTTGACGAAGAGAGAAAGAGAAGTGCTGAGGCTCCTCACCCAGGGAAAGGACAATGGAACTACCGCGCAGGAACTTCACCTGAGCGAGAAGACGGTGAAAAACTACGTGAGCAGTATCTTGAACAAACTCGGTTTCGAAGACCGGGTGAAGCTCGTGATCTTTGCCATCGAAGAGGGACTCTTCAGAGAAGAAGAGCCCGGAAAAAAGGAGGAAAAACCGTGA